The nucleotide window ACGACCTGCTCAACCGCCTCATGACGCTCGGGCAGGACGGTGCCTGGCGCGCGGCGATGTGGCGCGAGGTGCCCGAGGAAGCACGGGTGGTGCTGGACCTGTGTACAGGCAGCGGCGTGTCGCTGCCGGGGCTGCGGCGAGCAGGCCGAACCGTGATCGGCATGGACGTGAGCCTGCGGATGCTGGAACACGCGCAGGATGCCTACGGAGGTGCGGGCTGGGCGCCGCGCTTCGCGTGCGCCGACGGCTTTCGGCTGCCGGTTCGAGACCAGGCCCTGAGCGCGATCACGATCGCGTTCGGTATCAGAAACTTACGGCCGCGACCTCTCGCGATCGCTGAGCTTGCAAGGGTGCTCGAACCGGACGGCACGCTCGTGATTCTCGAGGCGGCGGCCCCCCGGGGCGGCGCGTTCGCGCCAGTTCACGCCGCGCATCTCAGGCACGTCGTTCCGGCGCTCGGTCGCCTCTCTCCGGACCCGTCCGCCTACCGCTATCTGAGCGACTCCATCTTCGAGTTCGGTGACGGGACGGAATTCGAGCGCGAGCTGGAAGCGGCCGGATTTCGCATCACGACGCGCCGCTCGTTCCTGCTCGGCGCCACCCGATTGTGGACGGCGCGACGTTCGGGCCCGGCGCTCGAGCTCGGTCACGGCGGGCAGGAAAGTGCGTCGAGTGCCCCAGCACCCGTGCACCTCGCAATGGGGCGCGCGGGCTTTGCGCAGCGTTCGCTCGCCGAGCGGGCCGATCGCGATGCCGAGGCCGCGGCGTGGGCGCTTTCACAGACGCTGGTCTCGGCTGCGCTGACCTTCGCGCTGGTGTGGGGCGGACGGGAGTTCGCCAAGTCGGCTGCTCTCTTGCCGCTATCGCCGTCCCATCGACCGCTGGTGTGGCTCCTGATCGGGGTGGGAGTGATCGCATTCGGCGCCCGCACGTGCTTGCTCGGCTTGCGTTTGCTGCGACTCAGCGCACGCGAATGAGGCTTTTCGGACGGTGGCATACGGGTTGCCTAACTTTTGTGGGATTTCCCCCAGCACACCCGGAAGGACGCCATGTCGCTCCCGTCTCGAGAACGGATGCTCGATTCGCTGCTCGAACTGTGTCGCCGCCATTCCGGGCGCACGCGCGAGGAGGCGATCGCCCTGTGCCTGCGGACGGCGATCCAGGTTTCGGGGGCTCATAGCGCCTTCCTCGTGGTGCCCGAGAACCGGC belongs to Candidatus Eisenbacteria bacterium and includes:
- a CDS encoding ubiquinone/menaquinone biosynthesis methyltransferase; this encodes MPSTDDPTHQSRFAPQASRAMAGMFDDVSGRYDLLNRLMTLGQDGAWRAAMWREVPEEARVVLDLCTGSGVSLPGLRRAGRTVIGMDVSLRMLEHAQDAYGGAGWAPRFACADGFRLPVRDQALSAITIAFGIRNLRPRPLAIAELARVLEPDGTLVILEAAAPRGGAFAPVHAAHLRHVVPALGRLSPDPSAYRYLSDSIFEFGDGTEFERELEAAGFRITTRRSFLLGATRLWTARRSGPALELGHGGQESASSAPAPVHLAMGRAGFAQRSLAERADRDAEAAAWALSQTLVSAALTFALVWGGREFAKSAALLPLSPSHRPLVWLLIGVGVIAFGARTCLLGLRLLRLSARE